The Flavobacterium psychrotrophum region CTTGCCGTAATCTGTAATCTCTGCCAGCAAAAACGCTTCTTTCTCTACCCTTGGTACGGCATAATGGCGATGCGTGGCAGGCAGTTTAATTTCTTTAAGGCTTACGCTGTGTGCTTTGCCATTGCTGGCTACATCATACGGAATATCTATATCAAACGACACATTTAGCTGGTTCTCGTTAATGGTTGTAACCTGAGAAACCGAAGCTGTACTCATTTTTCTTGTAGCACTCCTATAGCCTTGTACCATAACCTCATCGAGTTGCTGTTTTTCTAATTCTACACCAGCCACGCGGCTCTGAGCTGTAGTAGCAGCGCCTGGAGTGCCATAAATACGGGGTTGCTGCATTTGCAAAAACCAGGTGCCTAACTCGGGCGCTATGCTGTTTTGGTTGGGCGAGCCGCTGCTCAGGGTAAGCTTTACCTTTTTCCAGTCGATACCTGTGGTTTGCTGTACACGTGCTTTATACATCATGTTTATAGGGCCGCTGGTGTTATCTGCACGCAGGTCGTAGAACGGTACCCAGCCTGCACCCGCAGTAAGGTATTTAATTTCGAGTGGCACATTGCCGGCCTGGCTGTTCATAACCTGGAGTACCAGTTTACCCTGCGATGTCTTATCCTCTTTTTGGGTATTGGTGGCAAGACGGGTATTGAGTTTTTCTAAAAGCTCATTTAGTTTCTTCTCTTTTTCGGCAAGCGCATTATAATTTACGTTAAGCTCGTTTCGCTTGGCTTTGTAGTAATCGGCCAGCTTTATGAGTTCGGCAACGCTCAGGCCGCTGTTTTGACCCCCTGCCTGGCGGTTGAGGTCTAAGAGTTCGATGGTTTTTTGTTCGTTATACTTCTCGCCACTTATTTTTTCAATAGTTTTCTTAACGATTACAATACTGTCATGCACTTTTCTGAGTGCGGGTGACGCCTCATCATGCTCATATTCGCTAATATAATCGCGCGTAAATTGAACAGATAGCACCGTAAGGCTTTCCGGTGCGCCTATTTGTA contains the following coding sequences:
- a CDS encoding DUF4139 domain-containing protein — encoded protein: MLKRNLLLLLLLVCGMAFAQKPIFTSAKVTAATVYYSNAELTQTTTLNLPAGTSEIVIKNVADYVNENTVQIGAPESLTVLSVQFTRDYISEYEHDEASPALRKVHDSIVIVKKTIEKISGEKYNEQKTIELLDLNRQAGGQNSGLSVAELIKLADYYKAKRNELNVNYNALAEKEKKLNELLEKLNTRLATNTQKEDKTSQGKLVLQVMNSQAGNVPLEIKYLTAGAGWVPFYDLRADNTSGPINMMYKARVQQTTGIDWKKVKLTLSSGSPNQNSIAPELGTWFLQMQQPRIYGTPGAATTAQSRVAGVELEKQQLDEVMVQGYRSATRKMSTASVSQVTTINENQLNVSFDIDIPYDVASNGKAHSVSLKEIKLPATHRHYAVPRVEKEAFLLAEITDYGKYNLLPGEANIIFDKMYIGKTTILPNQTGDTLSLSMGRDKKVSITREKIADKSGTKFLSSYKEQTFTYETVIRNNKKESVSLQLKDQYPVSTDKEVEVTLLKDDGAKIDTETGIMTWELKLSPGETRKIRISYKVKYPKSSVIPNL